The Deinococcota bacterium genome window below encodes:
- a CDS encoding V-type ATP synthase subunit K has protein sequence MKKVLVVLALLVAGLGFAQEAVTTAATADTTVNLGLIALGAGLAIGLSAIGAAIGMAGIGRAGAGVLAERPQAFGQILIYLVLPETIVIFGFVIAFLILGTAA, from the coding sequence ATGAAAAAGGTTCTTGTTGTTCTCGCTCTTCTGGTCGCTGGTCTCGGTTTCGCTCAAGAAGCCGTGACGACCGCTGCCACTGCCGATACCACCGTCAATCTGGGCCTGATCGCTCTCGGTGCGGGCCTGGCCATCGGCTTGAGCGCCATCGGCGCCGCCATCGGTATGGCCGGCATCGGGCGTGCCGGCGCGGGTGTCTTGGCCGAGCGCCCCCAGGCCTTCGGTCAGATCCTCATCTACCTGGTGCTTCCCGAAACCATCGTCATCTTCGGCTTCGTCATCGCCTTCTTGATCCTCGGCACAGCGGCCTAA